The DNA window TCTTCCGCTTGATATATCGTTCAGTTTTTCTGCTCAGATCATTGAGATGATATTGGTCGATATCTCCTACAAGGATCAGGTCCACAATCCCGGTATCCTTGCCCTCGGCATAATCGTCGATCAGATAGGCCCGTTCCAGGTCTCCCAGACGGGTGACAATGCTGTCGATCACCTGATCGATGCCCATGGCCTTGCTCACCATGGAGCGCAATTCCGGAAAAAGGGGATGGTCCTGGTTGGCCATGTAGAGGACCTGTCGGCCATTCCTCTCGGATGTGAGGAGTTGGGTTCGGGTCAGCTGGTTCAGTTCTTCGCGAACCGCATTGGAGGAGACATTGAACTCTTTTGCCAGTTCCCGGAGATAGGCACGGGTCATGGGGTTGAAGAAAAAGCGGGTAAGGAGTCTGATCCGCATCTTGGAGGCGATCAGGCCTGAAAAAAGATTCTCCATGGAATCTCCATGTTATGAGTAGATAATCTGCTCATAACACCTTCAAAATGGTGTGTCAAGGACTTTTAGTGTGAAGGGGTATGGCTTTGAAAGGGCTCTTTCCCTTGAGGACCGGGCCGATACGAGACGCTTTTTGGACCAGGCATATCAGGAAATTTTACATTAACAGAACCTCTTCTCATATTTCACTGTTTCTTGATTTTCCGGGTTTCCGTTCGGATACGATTTCGGAATTTGTATTGGTTCAGTTCTGAATTTCAGGAAATAATTTCGAGGTGATAATATTCATCCTGGCCAGACGGAAGACGCATGCCGTCCATAGGCATCCTATCCCGTACATGACGCTTTTTGGAACGTTGATCGAGGATGCCTCTGGAAAATATCTGGTAGGACAACTGATTTCAGCAATCACGTATCCCATCCAGATAATCTGAGCAAGCATCTGATTGTCAAACACGAAATTGTTTGAGTTGTTTTGGATCGGGAGTTTTTCAAGGAGTTCTCGGGAGAAGGCCCGGTATCCGGTGTGGTATTCGGAGAGTTTGGCCCCCAGGAGGATGTTTTCGACAAAGGTGAGAAAACGATTGGCCGCATATTTCCACGCAGGCATTCCCCCTTTTAGGGCGTACCCTCCCAAGACTCTGGAACCCAATACACAATGGTATAATCCGTTTCCGATCATGGAGGCCATGGCGGGGATTAGTTTCGGGGTGTATTGATAGTCAGGATGAACCATGATGATGATGTCCCCTCCGCTTTTTAGGGTAATGTCATAGCACGATTTTTGATTGCCCCCATATCCCAGGTTCTTGGAATGCACATGGACTACGGCATTGGGGAGTT is part of the Deltaproteobacteria bacterium genome and encodes:
- a CDS encoding winged helix-turn-helix domain-containing protein; amino-acid sequence: MENLFSGLIASKMRIRLLTRFFFNPMTRAYLRELAKEFNVSSNAVREELNQLTRTQLLTSERNGRQVLYMANQDHPLFPELRSMVSKAMGIDQVIDSIVTRLGDLERAYLIDDYAEGKDTGIVDLILVGDIDQYHLNDLSRKTERYIKRKIRSLVLKRDEFEELLPRLTEKPLVLIWEAKGTPGKPAD
- a CDS encoding glycosyltransferase family 2 protein, whose protein sequence is MYNDKKVIVVMPAYNAAKTLQITYDEVMAQGIVDLVVIVDDASRDETVQIAQELPNAVVHVHSKNLGYGGNQKSCYDITLKSGGDIIIMVHPDYQYTPKLIPAMASMIGNGLYHCVLGSRVLGGYALKGGMPAWKYAANRFLTFVENILLGAKLSEYHTGYRAFSRELLEKLPIQNNSNNFVFDNQMLAQIIWMGYVIAEISCPTRYFPEASSINVPKSVMYGIGCLWTACVFRLARMNIITSKLFPEIQN